The Lysobacter oculi genomic sequence TCGAAGGCATCAGCGAGCTGCGCGACGAGTCCGACAAGGACGGCATGCGCATCTACATCGAGGTCAAGCGCGGTGAGTCCGCCGAGGTGGTGCTGAACAACCTCTATGCGCAGACCCCGATGGAGTCGGTGTTCGGCATCAACATGGTGGCGCTGGTCGATGGCCGCCCGCAGCTGCTCAACCTCAAGCAGATCCTCGAAGCCTTCCTGCGCCACCGCCGCGAGGTGGTGACCCGCCGCACCATCTACGACCTGCGCAAGGCCCGCGCCCGCGCGCACATCCTGGAAGGCCTGACGGTCGCGCTCGCCAACATCGACGAGATGATCGAGCTGATCAAGACTTCGGCCAACCCGGACGAAGCACGCCAGCGCATGCTGGCCCAGCGCTGGCAGCCGGGCATGGTCGGCGCGCTGCTGGGTGCCGCCGGCGCGGAAGCCTCGCGTCCCGAAGACCTGCCGAAGGGCGTGGGCCTGCTGGCCGACGGCTACCAGCTCACCGAAGTGCAGGCGCAGCAGATCCTCGAGATGCGCCTGCATCGCCTGACCGGTCTGGAACAGGAAAAGCTCACCGACGAATACCGCGCGCTGCTCGACACCATCCGCGGGCTGATCGAAATCCTCGAACAGCCGGGCGTGCTGATGCAGGTCATCCGCACCGAGCTGGAGAACCTGCGCGAGGAATTCGGCGACGCGCGTCGCAGCGAGATCCGCGCGAGCGAGGAAGACCTCGACATCCTCGACCTCATCGCGCCGGAAGACGTGGTGGTCACGCTCTCGCACGCCGGCTACGCCAAGCGCCAGCCGACCGGCACCTATCGTGCGCAGAAGCGCGGCGGCAAGGGCCGCAACGCGGCGGCGACCAAGGACGAGGACTTCATCGACCACCTGTGGCTGGTCAACACGCATGACACGCTGCTGACCTTCACCAGCGCCGGCCGCGTGTTCTGGCTGCCGGTCTACCAGCTGCCCGACGCCGGCCCGAATGCGCGCGGCCGCCCGATCATCAACTGGATCCCGTTGACCGAAGGCGAGAAGGTGCAGGCGGTGCTGCCGGTGCGCGAATACGAAGACGGCAAGTTCGTGTTCTTCGCCACCCGCAACGGCACGGTCAAGAAGACACCGCTCACCGAGTACGCGTACAAGCTTTCGCGCGGCAAGATCGCGATCAACCTGGCCGAGGGCGATGCGCTGGTCAACGCGGAACTGTCCGATGGCAGCCGCGACATCATGCTGTTCGCGTCGAACGGCAAGGCGGCGCGCTTCGGCGGTGATTCGGTGCGCCCGATGGGCCGTACCGCCACCGGCGTGCGCGGCATGAAGCTGGCGCAGGGCGAATCGGTGCAGAGCCTGATCGTGGTGGAGGGCGAGGGCGACATCCTCACCGCCAGCGAGAACGGTTACGGCAAGCGCACGCCGGTCGCGGACTTTCCCAAGAAGGGGCGCGGCAGCCAGGGCGTCATCGCGCTCAAGACCACCGAACGCAACGGCCAGTTGGTCGGCGCCATCCAGCTCTCGGACCACCACGACGTCCTGCTGATTTCCGATGGAGGCACGCTGGTGCGCACGCCCGCCGTGGACATCGCCCAGGTCGGCCGCAACACGCAGGGCGTCACCCTGATGCGCGTGCAGGCCGGCGAGAAGCTGCAGGCCATCGAGCGTCTGGATGTGTCGCTGGATGAGTCCGATGCGGAGTCGTCCACGAGCACGGTGGATGACGGCGAAGCCGGGGCCTGATTCCCCGGCGACGTGGAACGAAAAAGGCGGCCGGTGGCCGCCTTTTTCATGCGCGATGTGTGAAGCTGGACTCAGTCGCCGATCCAGCCGTTGAGCAGGTCGCGGAACTCGTCGGCGTGCTCTTCTTCCTGCGCCAGTATGTGCATGAGCATGCGCTTGGTGGTGGTGTCCTTGTCGCCGATGAAGTCGATCAGCTCGCGGTAGCTGTCGATGGCGATGCGCTCGGCGATCAGGTTCTCGCGCACCATGTCCTTCAGGTTCTTGCCTTCCTTGTACTCGGCGTGCGAGCGGCGGGTCAGCGTGTCGGGGTTGAGATCGGGCTCGCCGCCCAGCTGCACGATGCGCTCGGCGATCAGGTCGGCGTGCGCCTGTTCCTGCTTGGCGTGTTCGAGGAATTCCGCCTTGACGCTGTCCGCCAACATGCCGGACGCGGAGAAATAGTGGCGCATGTAGCGCAGCACGCAGACCCATTCGGTGGCGAGCGACTCGTTGAGCTTCTCGATGACCACCTTGCGGTCAAGCTGATAGGTATCGGTGATGGGGCCTTGGTCGAGGTTCTTGCGCGCGTTCTCGCGCAAGGTCTTGACCGAGGTGAAACCACTGGCGGACTTGCTGGCTTTCTTCGAGGCTGGCTTGCTGCTGGCTTTCATGGGGAGTCCTTGCCGTTCAGGCCTTGGGGGTCAGGAAATCTGTTCGAGCATGTGTTCGGCGGTGGAGACGCGCAGTTCGCCTGGTGCTTCCACCTGCAGGCTCTTCACTACACCGTTGTCCGCGTAGAGCGCGTAACGCTTGCTGCGCACGCCCATGCCGTAGGCGCTGGCATCCATCTGCAGCCCGAGCGCACGGGTCAGTTCGCCGTTGCCATCGGCCAGCATCAACATGCCTTCGGGCACGCGCTGAGACTCGCCCCAGGCCTGCATCACGAAGGGATCGTTGACCGACACGCAGGCGACTTCGACACCCTTGCGCCGGAAATCGTCGAAATGCTTCACGTAACCGGGCAGGTGGCGCTCGCTGCAGGTCGGGGTGAAGGCGCCCGGCACCGCGAACATCACCACCCGCTTGCCACCGAACACCGCATGGGTATCGATCTGCTCCACGCCTGTTCGGATGATCTGCAGGATGCTTTCGGGGACCTGCTGGCCGGCTTCGATGGTCATGGACATGCTCATTGACGGGAGGCGGCCAGTCTAGGCAGGCCATGTGAAATATTTCGTCAAGGCGGGCGCGATGACATGGGTTGATCGAGGGCGCCATCGGGCCCATCTTTATGAAATTGCGAGGCGGAGACGGCGATGCAGTTCAAGGATTACTACGAAACCCTGGGGGTCGAACCGGGCGCGGGCGAGGCGGAAATCAAGACCGCCTATCGCAGGATGGCGCGCAAGTACCACCCCGATGTGAGCAAGGAAGCCGGCGCCGAGGAGAAGTTCAAGGCCGTCAACGAGGCCTACGAAGCGCTGCGTGACCCGCAGAAGCGCGCGGCCTACGACCAGTTGCGCGCACGCGGCTACCGGCCGGGCGATGAAATGCCGCCGCCGGGTGGCGGTTTCGGGGGGGGCTATGGCGGGCAGGGCGGCCACGGCGCCGGGGATTACGACTTCGACGAGATCTTCGCCGGTGGCGGCGCGGGCGGCGGCTTCAGCGACTTCTTCGAACAGGTATTCGGGCGAGGCGGCTTCGGCGGCGCGCAACGTGGCGGGCCGCGTCCGCAGCCGGGCCAGGCGCCGCGCGGCGATACGCGAGCCCGGCTCAGCGTGCCGCTGGAAGCCGTCTATCGCGGCGACTCGGTGCGCATCGGCGTCAACGGCAAGTCGTTGGACGTCAAGATGCCGAAGGGCATCAAGCCCGGCCAGGCAATCCGGCTGAAGGGGCAGGGCACACACGGCGACCTGCTGCTGGAAATCGAATACGCGGCCCATCCCCAGTTCGAGGTCGATGGCCGCAACCTCATCCACGTCCTCGCGGTCACGCCATGGCAGGCGGCGCTGGGGGATGTGGCGACCGTGCCGACGCTGGGCGGGCCGGTCGAGCTGAAGATTCCCGCGGGTTCGGAAGCGGGACGCAAGCTGCGTCTGCGCGGGCGCGGCCTGCCCGGTGCTGCGCCGGGTGACCAGATCGTCGAGATTGAAATCGTGGCGCCGGCGCCGCACAACGAGCGCCAACGCGCGGCCTACGAAGACCTGAAGTCCGCCTTCTCGGCGGACTGAGGGTGCGCCGCCGTCAGGCGCCGAGCGTGCCGGTGATGGCTTCGGAGAG encodes the following:
- a CDS encoding peroxiredoxin, yielding MTIEAGQQVPESILQIIRTGVEQIDTHAVFGGKRVVMFAVPGAFTPTCSERHLPGYVKHFDDFRRKGVEVACVSVNDPFVMQAWGESQRVPEGMLMLADGNGELTRALGLQMDASAYGMGVRSKRYALYADNGVVKSLQVEAPGELRVSTAEHMLEQIS
- a CDS encoding DnaJ C-terminal domain-containing protein, coding for MQFKDYYETLGVEPGAGEAEIKTAYRRMARKYHPDVSKEAGAEEKFKAVNEAYEALRDPQKRAAYDQLRARGYRPGDEMPPPGGGFGGGYGGQGGHGAGDYDFDEIFAGGGAGGGFSDFFEQVFGRGGFGGAQRGGPRPQPGQAPRGDTRARLSVPLEAVYRGDSVRIGVNGKSLDVKMPKGIKPGQAIRLKGQGTHGDLLLEIEYAAHPQFEVDGRNLIHVLAVTPWQAALGDVATVPTLGGPVELKIPAGSEAGRKLRLRGRGLPGAAPGDQIVEIEIVAPAPHNERQRAAYEDLKSAFSAD
- a CDS encoding ferritin-like domain-containing protein, which codes for MKASSKPASKKASKSASGFTSVKTLRENARKNLDQGPITDTYQLDRKVVIEKLNESLATEWVCVLRYMRHYFSASGMLADSVKAEFLEHAKQEQAHADLIAERIVQLGGEPDLNPDTLTRRSHAEYKEGKNLKDMVRENLIAERIAIDSYRELIDFIGDKDTTTKRMLMHILAQEEEHADEFRDLLNGWIGD
- the gyrA gene encoding DNA gyrase subunit A, translating into MSQPTDSAREIIPVNLEDEMRRSYLDYAMSVIVGRALPDVRDGLKPVHRRVLFAMNELGAHSNKPYYKSARIVGDVIGKYHPHGDASVYDTLVRMAQPFSLRYLLVDGQGNFGSVDGDPAAAMRYTEARMSKMAHELMADIDKETVDFQPNYDEKELEPTVMPTRFPNLLVNGSAGIAVGMATNIPPHNLTEVVNALLAMIETPDIDIEGLMEYIPGPDFPTAGIINGVGGIHLAYRTGKGRVRMRAKADIEVADNGREAIVVTEIPYQVNKARLIEKIAELVKEKKLEGISELRDESDKDGMRIYIEVKRGESAEVVLNNLYAQTPMESVFGINMVALVDGRPQLLNLKQILEAFLRHRREVVTRRTIYDLRKARARAHILEGLTVALANIDEMIELIKTSANPDEARQRMLAQRWQPGMVGALLGAAGAEASRPEDLPKGVGLLADGYQLTEVQAQQILEMRLHRLTGLEQEKLTDEYRALLDTIRGLIEILEQPGVLMQVIRTELENLREEFGDARRSEIRASEEDLDILDLIAPEDVVVTLSHAGYAKRQPTGTYRAQKRGGKGRNAAATKDEDFIDHLWLVNTHDTLLTFTSAGRVFWLPVYQLPDAGPNARGRPIINWIPLTEGEKVQAVLPVREYEDGKFVFFATRNGTVKKTPLTEYAYKLSRGKIAINLAEGDALVNAELSDGSRDIMLFASNGKAARFGGDSVRPMGRTATGVRGMKLAQGESVQSLIVVEGEGDILTASENGYGKRTPVADFPKKGRGSQGVIALKTTERNGQLVGAIQLSDHHDVLLISDGGTLVRTPAVDIAQVGRNTQGVTLMRVQAGEKLQAIERLDVSLDESDAESSTSTVDDGEAGA